One window of the Scyliorhinus torazame isolate Kashiwa2021f chromosome 24, sScyTor2.1, whole genome shotgun sequence genome contains the following:
- the LOC140400013 gene encoding late histone H2B.2.1-like, giving the protein MADEKKPTSKPASKKGAKKVIQKPAVKGGRKRRRSRKESYSIYIYKVMKQVHPDTGISSKAMSIMNSFVNDIFERIAGEASRLAHYNKRSTISSREIQTAVRLLLPGELAKHAVSEGTKAVTKYTSSK; this is encoded by the coding sequence atggctgacgagaagaaaccaacatcgaaaccagcttccaagaagggagccaagaaagtcattcagaaaccggcagtaaagggcggcaggaagcggcgaaggtcgaggaaggagagttactccatctacatctacaaagtgatgaagcaggttcaccccgacaccggcatctcctccaaggccatgagcatcatgaactcgttcgtcaacgatattttcgagcgcatcgcgggtgaggcttcccgcctggcccattacaacaagcgcagcaccatcagctcccgggagatccagaccgccgtgcgcctgctgctgcccggggaactggccaagcacgccgtgtcggaagggacaaaggcggtgaccaagtacaccagctccaagtaa